The proteins below come from a single Leishmania major strain Friedlin complete genome, chromosome 20 genomic window:
- a CDS encoding DNAj-like protein, translating into MQVLSIELPILKAGEKALEWPQTQPGPTDDAVAADAPPQLNRWIEAYRIIPLGEAFCRTVALTTQLRHEDARMQQAHADPNVAQQWAAEEVDGTAAGADGEGANDAANDGVGDGARYQSSSRKKKFVKLADSDMLVDWYEVLKLEQEDGATDDHIKAAYRRRCLETHPDKQQNHSDELFKKVQRAFDILGDPDTRQTYDSSRPFNDAIPGEQVEEADFFSTFGPVFERNKKWSSVPGMPSLGTDKTPYAEVLRFYDRWTGFQSWRDFSHLADLVEIDDTMCREEKRYYQRENARQLSHHRREEQKRIRLLVERARKNDPRLRRRREEDEEKRLKVLREREAFRLQLAAEEERRRAEEARKQKEREEAKAGAQQQAKQAMREAQMAVLGFFEQHRLLDETPTNKLLADRVRRPNVQWIFSKTTNATEAQKLRDVLLACPTDRRPRTNDPQSKDVEGAEEVEAVMRFNALIQTMEQRCGVNRYGEAVKKVQDGDAAMASAKQKEVTVAAAKAPVDAGQEWTDEDLSRLQKATAKYPPGSVDRWIKICDVLRHRFTEEQAMAKVSELTAALHNAGTGNPTATAAASPSHASATSTAASSVENWSLKQQKQLEQGLRDLKDYKEKDKFQKIAKMVEDKTAKECFERFKFLCSVNKKK; encoded by the coding sequence ATGCAAGTGTTATCGATTGAACTGCCTATCTTGAAGGCGGGCGAGAAGGCGCTTGAGTGGCCTCAGACGCAGCCAGGCCCCACCGACGATGCCGTCGCGGCcgatgcaccgccgcagctgaaCCGCTGGATCGAGGCGTACCGCATCATTCCGCTAGGCGAAGCGTTCTGTCGCACTGTCGCCCTCACGACGCAACTGCGGCACGAGGATGCACGTATGCAGCAAGCACATGCCGACCCGAatgtggcgcagcagtgggccgcggaggaggtcgatggcactgccgctggcgcagacggcgagggTGCAAACGATGCAGCCAATGATGGCGTCGGTGACGGTGCCCGTTACCAGTCCTCCTCCCGCAAGAAGAAATTCGTGAAGCTGGCGGACAGCGACATGCTGGTTGACTGGTACGAGGTGCTGAAGCTGGAGCAGGAGGACGGGGCGACCGACGACCACATCAAAGCGGCCtaccgacgccgctgcctcgaAACGCACCCCGACAAGCAGCAGAACCACTCCGACGAGCTCTTCAAGAAGGTGCAACGTGCCTTCGACATCCTTGGCGACCCAGACACGCGCCAGACCTACGACTCCTCACGCCCGTTCAACGACGCCATCCCTGGCGagcaggtggaggaggccgacTTCTTCAGCACCTTCGGCCCCGTCTTTGAACGCAACAAGAAGTGGAGCAGCGTCCCCGGCATGCCGTCCCTTGGCACGGATAAGACGCCGTACGCCGAGGTGCTCCGCTTCTACGACCGCTGGACGGGTTTTCAGAGCTGGCGCGACTTCTCACACCTGGCGGATCTGGTGGAGATCGACGATACCATGTGCCGCGAGGAGAAACGCTACTACCAGCGCGAGAACGCGCGCCAGCTGAGCCACCACCGCAGggaggagcagaagcgcATCCGACTTCTGGTCGAGCGGGCGCGCAAGAACGacccgcgcctgcgccgccgccgagaagaggacgaagagaagcgcCTCAAAGTGTTGAGGGAGCGGGAAGCATTCCggctgcagctcgccgccgaggaggagcgtcgccgcgctgAAGAGGCCCGAAAgcagaaggagagggaagaggccaaggcgggtgcgcagcagcaagcgaAGCAGGCGATGCGCGAAGCGCAGATGGCGGTTCTCGGCTTCTTTGAACAGCACAGGCTCCTGGACGAAACCCCGACAAACAAGCTCCTCGCAGACCGTGTGCGCCGTCCGAACGTGCAGTGGATCTTCTCCAAGACCACCAACGCGACCGAGGCGCAGAAGCTGCGCGATGTCCTACTGGCCTGTCCCACGGATCGCCGGCCACGCACGAACGACCCGCAGAGCAAAGATGTGGAAGgcgccgaggaggtggaggccgtCATGCGCTTCAACGCGCTCATTCAAACGATGGAACAACGCTGCGGCGTGAACCGCTACGGCGAGGCCGTGAAGAAGGTGCAGGACGGCGATGCGGCCATGGCTTCGGCGAAGCAGAAAGAAGTcacggtggcagcagcaaaggCCCCTGTCGACGCAGGACAGGAGTGGACGGACGAGGACCTGAGCCGGCTGCAGAAGGCAACGGCCAAGTATCCGCCTGGCTCCGTCGATCGCTGGATCAAGATCTGCGACGTGCTCCGTCACCGCTTtacggaggagcaggccaTGGCCAAGGTGAGCGAGTTAactgctgcgctgcacaaCGCAGGGACTGGCAACCCCACtgctaccgccgccgcctcgccctcgcaCGCCTCGGCCACCAGCACAGCTGCCTCGTCCGTGGAGAACTGGTCTctgaagcagcagaagcagctggagcaggGCCTGCGTGACTTGAAGGACTATAAGGAGAAGGACAAGTTCCAGAAAATCGCGAAGATGGTAGAGGACAAGACAGCCAAAGAATGCTTTGAGCGCTTCAAGTTCCTCTGCTCTGTGAACAAGAAGAAATAA